In one window of Temnothorax longispinosus isolate EJ_2023e chromosome 9, Tlon_JGU_v1, whole genome shotgun sequence DNA:
- the Ppcdc gene encoding phosphopantothenoylcysteine decarboxylase, producing the protein MASSSRKRVLIGCTGSVATIKLPQLVEMLRQNNLEVRVVVTERAKHFLKDAQLPPEIQVLSDTVEWAAWQDRGDPVLHIDLVKWADVFVIAPLDANTLGKIASGICDNIVTCVARAWDPAKPFLFCPAMNTKMWEHPITMPQVSLLKSWGYKEVHCITKMLMCGDAGIGAMAEVDTIVRSVLRALNPWMDQSDLCP; encoded by the exons ATGGCGAGCTCCTCCAGGAAGAGAGTACTGATAGGCTGCACCGGTAGCGTCGCCACGATCAAGCTGCCGCAGCTGGTGGAGATGCTGCGACAGAACAATCTGGAGGTGAGGGTGGTCGTGACGGAGAGAGCCAAGCACTTCCTGAAGGACGCCCAGCTGCCGCCTGAGATCCAGGTCTTGTCCGACACAGTGGAGTGGGCCGCCTGGCAGGACCGCGGCGATCCGGTGCTGCACATAGACCTAGTGAAATGGGCGGACGTGTTCGTGATAGCGCCGTTGGATGCCAATACTCTGGGCAAGATTGCCAGTGGCATATGCGATAATATCGTTACCTGCGTGGCACGCGCATGGGACCCTGCCAAGCCGTTCCTCTTCTGCCCAGCTATGAACACCAAGATGTGGGAGCATCCAATTACAATGCCTCAA GTATCGCTACTCAAATCCTGGGGCTACAAGGAGGTGCATTGCATAACCAAGATGCTGATGTGCGGCGATGCGGGAATAGGCGCGATGGCCGAAGTGGACACGATCGTGCGATCCGTTCTGCGAGCCTTGAATCCCTGGATGGATCAGTCGGATCTGTGTCCCTAG